The following are from one region of the Etheostoma spectabile isolate EspeVRDwgs_2016 chromosome 2, UIUC_Espe_1.0, whole genome shotgun sequence genome:
- the LOC116701699 gene encoding somatostatin receptor type 5, translating to MEIFQSTQLPQEVPAATWSNNSIPPYSQFLLLSTTSQPILGVTTSDGALLLNSTCQNCTKPVPGSLPGLAGIFIPCIYAIVCVVGLVGNTLVIHVVVNYTKNESVTNIYILNLAIADELFMLGLPFLAVQNALLYWPFGSLMCRVVMTVDAINQFTSIFCLTVMSVDRYLAVVHPIRSFWWRRPRVAKAISATVWGGSIVVVLPVVVFADVLKDDGNCSIVWPEPAEVWKTSFIVYTCTVGFFCPLLVICLCYLLIVIKVRSVGKRAQATSSRRRKSERKITRMVVVVVAVFVFCWLPFYILNIVNLLMVLPGDFRGLYFFVVVLSYANSCANPILYGFLSDNFKRGFRKALCGTSRRVKNNDRAGTEVQRPTEEWGGIVLQAHNICEGVLNVPRKECSEKEDEEINGTGGGNIQMSEMCKKSENGNQSEVTEVSKTQVVQKGEPEPEPSQSSKDGDLAEKGPGFDPAKVASSTASKSKDNMSQPEKSLEDNKVLEISYL from the exons ATGGAGATTTTCCAGTCTACCCAGCTGCCTCAGGAAGTCCCTGCAGCTACATGGAGCAACAACTCCATCCCCCCCTACTCCCAATTCCTGCTCCTCTCCACCACTTCTCAACCAATTCTCGGTGTTACCACCAGTGACGGTGCTCTCCTTTTAAACAGCACCTGCCAGAACTGCACCAAACCAGTACCTGGATCCCTCCCTGGCTTGGCTGGGATCTTCATCCCTTGTATCTATGCgatagtgtgtgttgttggcCTCGTAGGCAACACTCTGGTCATCCACGTTGTTGTCAACTACACCAAAAACGAGTCCGTCACCAACATCTACATCCTCAACTTAGCTATTGCCGACGAGCTCTTCATGCTGGGCCTGCCCTTCCTGGCGGTGCAGAACGCCCTGCTCTACTGGCCCTTTGGCTCTCTCATGTGCCGTGTGGTCATGACAGTGGACGCCATCAACCAGTTTACCAGCATCTTCTGCCTGACCGTGATGTCAGTGGACCGCTACCTGGCTGTGGTGCACCCCATCCGCTCCTTTTGGTGGCGGCGGCCCCGTGTAGCCAAGGCAATCAGTGCCACAGTTTGGGGGGGGTCTATTGTGGTGGTGCTGCCGGTGGTGGTGTTTGCAGACGTGCTGAAGGATGATGGGAACTGCAGCATTGTGTGGCCTGAGCCAGCAGAAGTGTGGAAGACGTCTTTCATCGTGTACACGTGCACCGTCGGCTTCTTCTGCCCCCTGCTGGTCATCTGCTTGTGCTACCTGCTAATTGTCATCAAG GTGCGCAGTGTTGGAAAGCGGGCGCAGGCCACGTCCTCTCGGCGCAGGAAGTCGGAGCGTAAAATCACCAGGATGGTGGTTGTCGTGGTGGCAGTGTTTGTCTTTTGCTGGCTGCCGTTCTACATTCTGAATATCGTCAACCTCCTGATGGTCCTGCCCGGGGACTTCCGGGGGCtctacttttttgttgttgtgctgtCCTATGCGAACAGCTGTGCCAATCCCATACTGTACGGATTTCTGTCTGACAACTTCAAGAGAGGCTTCAGGAAAGCCCTGTGTGGCACTTCACGCAGGGTGAAGAACAACGACAGGGCCGGCACTGAGGTACAGCGACCAACAGAAGAGTGGGGCGGCATCGTGCTCCAAGCACATAACATATGTGAAGGAGTCCTAAATGTACCTAGGAAGGAATGTAGTGAAAAAGAAGATGAGGAAATCAATGGAACAGGAGGAGGGAACATACAGATGAGTGAAATGTGcaaaaaatcagaaaatggAAACCAAAGTGAAGTAACAGAGGTCTCAAAGACACAGGTTGTGCAGAAAGGCGAACCTGAGCCGGAGCCAAGTCAGAGTTCCAAAGATGGAGATTTGGCTGAGAAAGGCCCGGGCTTTGATCCTGCTAAGGTAGCGTCCTCTACGGCCAGCAAAAGCAAAGACAACATGTCACAACCGGAGAAAAGCTTGGAAGATAACAAAGTGCTTGAAATCAGTTATCTGTAA